One window from the genome of Bacteroidales bacterium encodes:
- a CDS encoding M23 family metallopeptidase, whose amino-acid sequence MKIKNKYQNRLKKTFLFFKFFFIFLSFYLLLNNTLKAQEIEDNFDQEAQDTTFNDDYFNDELLTTDELIYDSNAVAFNDWFFSHSTVIYNFTKAPCQDIYQLWDTVFVHPYKFDIFKMLDSTTITLVNNKSKYIHPMKNYITSGFGYRWRHYHFGTDIKLNVGDSVLCAFDGMVRVTKRSKSYGNVIVVRHNNGLETVYAHLSASNVKTNQVVKAGDLLGYGGSTGHSTGPHLHFEIRYLGQPINPVMVIDFTNYKLLSNELNLTKNSFKYLVEARQPRYYKVKKGDNIGKISKKLRIPVKTLYRLNRMKSTTPLKIGRYLRYR is encoded by the coding sequence TTGAAAATAAAAAATAAATATCAAAACAGATTAAAAAAAACATTTCTTTTTTTTAAATTCTTTTTTATCTTTTTATCTTTTTATCTTTTGCTAAATAATACTTTAAAAGCTCAGGAAATTGAAGATAATTTTGACCAGGAAGCTCAAGATACTACTTTCAATGATGATTATTTCAACGATGAACTTTTAACTACAGACGAACTAATATATGACAGTAATGCAGTTGCTTTTAATGATTGGTTTTTTTCTCATTCTACTGTAATTTATAATTTCACAAAAGCTCCTTGTCAGGATATTTATCAACTTTGGGATACAGTATTTGTACATCCTTATAAGTTCGATATTTTTAAAATGCTCGATTCCACAACAATTACTTTAGTGAATAATAAAAGTAAATATATTCATCCGATGAAAAATTATATTACTTCGGGTTTTGGTTATCGGTGGAGGCATTATCATTTCGGTACTGATATAAAACTTAATGTTGGTGATAGCGTTCTTTGTGCTTTTGACGGAATGGTGCGTGTTACAAAGCGAAGTAAAAGTTACGGAAATGTAATTGTTGTGCGGCATAATAATGGTTTGGAAACTGTTTATGCCCACTTATCAGCATCAAATGTAAAAACAAATCAGGTTGTAAAAGCAGGCGACTTGCTCGGATATGGCGGCAGCACAGGCCATTCAACTGGACCACATCTGCATTTCGAAATAAGATACCTCGGACAACCTATAAATCCTGTAATGGTGATTGATTTTACAAATTATAAATTGCTCTCAAATGAACTTAACCTTACAAAAAATTCTTTTAAATACTTGGTAGAAGCACGGCAACCGAGATATTATAAAGTTAAGAAAGGAGATAATATAGGTAAAATATCAAAAAAATTAAGAATTCCTGTAAAAACACTATACAGATTGAACAGAATGAAATCAACAACACCACTTAAAATCGGAAGATATTTAAGATATAGGTGA
- a CDS encoding transglycosylase domain-containing protein has protein sequence MTKSKTGRSFIKFIWLMLIVPLVLMMLLFFAVSFGWFGQLPTFTQLENPKSSLASEVYSADNVILGKYFFQNRSNARYNELSSNVINALVATEDYRFQKHSGIDFKSLFRVVTKNILFGNKNAGGGSTISQQLAKNLFPREKNPHFFKLVIIKLKEWLTAIKLERNYTKEEIVAMYLSTVDFGNQSYGIKSAAKTYFNTTPDALKAEQSALLIGLLKAPSWYNPVRNYDRAIKRREVVLHQMYKYNYISEKQYDSLKTLPIDLSRFKIQDHTEGLATYLREYLRGVLAEWCNNHLKADGTPYNLYRDGLKIYTTINSKMQKYAEEAVVEHLKELQSQFYRHWKGIKNAPFDESMEPEMIKETYDQSVKRSDRYQFLKAQGYSEFEISKIFKKPVKMKVFSWKGIKDTTMSPMDSIKYYKYFLLSGLMSVEPRTGYVRAYVGGINYKFFQYDHVISSKRQVGSTFKPFLYTLAMQEGEFTPCSKVPNISVSFENPGGEPWTPKNSSDAREGEMVTLKWALANSINNISAYLMKRYKPEAVVQIARKMGITSSIPAVPSICLGTVELSLYEMVGAYATFANKGRWIEPILITKIEDKNGNVLETFSPKTTEAFNENTAFLMLDLMKGVCLWGTGARLRYKYNLSNPIAGKTGTTQNNSDGWFMGVVPQLVTGVWVGCEDRSVHFRSTDLGQGATMALPIWALYMKKVYADKSLRIRQEDFDGIEKVSSKLNCNTDDSEKKEKENEIDF, from the coding sequence ATGACAAAAAGCAAAACCGGTAGAAGTTTTATTAAGTTTATCTGGCTCATGCTTATTGTTCCGCTTGTATTGATGATGTTGCTTTTTTTTGCAGTATCATTCGGATGGTTCGGACAATTGCCCACTTTCACACAACTTGAAAATCCCAAAAGCAGTCTTGCCAGCGAAGTTTATTCTGCAGATAATGTTATTTTGGGAAAATATTTTTTTCAAAATCGTTCTAATGCCCGTTATAACGAACTTTCATCAAATGTTATAAATGCACTTGTGGCTACCGAAGATTACAGGTTTCAAAAACATTCAGGAATTGATTTCAAAAGTTTATTCAGAGTTGTTACAAAAAATATTTTGTTTGGAAATAAAAATGCAGGCGGCGGCAGCACAATCTCACAGCAATTGGCAAAAAATCTTTTCCCGCGCGAAAAAAATCCTCACTTTTTCAAACTTGTTATCATAAAACTTAAAGAATGGCTCACAGCAATAAAATTAGAACGCAACTATACAAAAGAAGAAATTGTTGCAATGTATCTTAGTACAGTTGATTTCGGTAATCAATCGTATGGAATAAAGTCGGCAGCAAAAACATATTTCAATACAACTCCCGATGCACTGAAAGCAGAACAATCAGCATTACTGATAGGACTTTTAAAAGCTCCTTCGTGGTACAATCCGGTTAGAAATTATGACAGAGCCATAAAAAGACGTGAAGTTGTTTTGCACCAGATGTACAAATACAATTACATATCCGAAAAACAATATGATTCATTAAAAACCCTTCCAATAGATTTATCAAGATTTAAAATACAAGACCATACAGAAGGATTGGCAACATATCTGCGCGAATATCTGAGAGGAGTTCTTGCCGAATGGTGCAATAACCATTTAAAAGCAGATGGCACTCCTTATAATTTATACAGAGACGGACTAAAAATATATACTACAATAAATTCAAAAATGCAGAAATATGCCGAAGAAGCTGTTGTTGAACATTTGAAAGAACTGCAATCGCAATTTTACCGACACTGGAAAGGCATTAAAAATGCACCTTTTGATGAATCCATGGAACCTGAAATGATAAAAGAAACTTATGACCAGTCAGTGAAACGAAGCGACCGTTATCAGTTTCTGAAAGCACAGGGATATAGTGAATTTGAAATCTCAAAAATATTTAAAAAACCTGTTAAAATGAAAGTTTTTTCATGGAAGGGAATCAAAGATACTACCATGTCGCCAATGGATTCGATAAAATATTATAAATATTTTTTACTTTCTGGTTTAATGTCGGTTGAGCCGAGAACGGGTTATGTGAGAGCTTATGTAGGAGGGATAAATTATAAATTTTTTCAGTACGACCATGTGATTTCAAGCAAGCGACAGGTGGGTTCAACATTTAAGCCATTTTTATATACACTTGCGATGCAGGAAGGAGAATTTACACCTTGCTCTAAAGTTCCTAATATTTCTGTCAGTTTTGAAAATCCCGGGGGTGAACCATGGACGCCAAAAAATTCAAGCGATGCAAGAGAAGGAGAAATGGTAACTTTAAAATGGGCACTTGCAAATTCTATAAATAATATCTCTGCTTATTTGATGAAAAGATACAAACCCGAAGCAGTGGTTCAAATTGCAAGAAAAATGGGAATTACAAGCTCTATTCCTGCTGTACCTTCAATATGTCTTGGAACTGTGGAATTAAGTTTATATGAAATGGTTGGAGCTTATGCAACATTCGCAAATAAAGGCAGATGGATTGAGCCAATATTAATTACAAAAATTGAAGATAAAAATGGCAACGTGCTTGAAACATTTTCGCCAAAAACAACAGAAGCTTTTAACGAAAATACTGCATTTTTAATGCTCGATTTAATGAAAGGCGTTTGCTTATGGGGAACTGGCGCAAGATTACGGTATAAATATAATTTGTCAAATCCTATTGCAGGAAAAACAGGAACGACTCAAAATAACTCCGACGGCTGGTTCATGGGAGTAGTGCCACAGCTTGTTACGGGCGTCTGGGTTGGCTGCGAAGACAGAAGTGTACACTTCAGAAGCACCGATTTAGGACAGGGAGCCACAATGGCTTTACCAATATGGGCATTATATATGAAAAAAGTATATGCCGATAAATCATTAAGAATCCGACAGGAAGATTTTGACGGCATAGAAAAAGTTTCATCAAAACTTAATTGCAATACTGATGATTCAGAAAAAAAAGAAAAGGAAAATGAAATTGATTTTTAA
- a CDS encoding gliding motility lipoprotein GldH: protein MREPSKLFGNLFLISIALFLFYSCDKNRVFEDIKEIPEGNWNRKNKISFEINITDTTSLNNIYFNIRNKGSYAYRNIYIFLNTIYPDNKSSIDTFVCILANEKGRWLGKGIGDLWFNRMLFKKNLVFPKKGKYIFKFEQAMRNEDLLGITDIGIRIEKVEK, encoded by the coding sequence ATGAGAGAACCATCCAAACTATTCGGAAATTTATTTTTAATTTCAATAGCTTTATTCCTATTTTATTCGTGTGATAAAAACAGAGTGTTCGAGGATATAAAAGAAATACCCGAAGGAAACTGGAACAGAAAAAATAAAATATCTTTTGAAATTAATATTACCGATACAACTTCGCTGAATAATATTTATTTCAATATTCGCAATAAAGGTTCTTACGCTTACAGAAATATTTACATTTTTTTAAATACTATTTACCCCGATAACAAGTCGTCAATAGACACTTTTGTTTGCATACTTGCAAATGAAAAAGGAAGATGGCTTGGCAAAGGCATTGGCGATTTATGGTTCAACAGGATGCTGTTTAAAAAAAATCTTGTTTTTCCAAAAAAAGGAAAATATATTTTTAAATTTGAGCAGGCAATGCGGAATGAGGATTTGCTCGGAATTACTGACATAGGCATTCGTATCGAAAAGGTTGAAAAATAA